A genomic stretch from Pristiophorus japonicus isolate sPriJap1 chromosome 6, sPriJap1.hap1, whole genome shotgun sequence includes:
- the LOC139265244 gene encoding small ribosomal subunit protein uS19-like: MADQVELKKKRTFRKFTYRGVDLDQLLDMSYEQLMQLYCARQRRRVNRGLRRKQQSLLKRLSKAKKEAPPMEKPEVVKTHLHDMVILPEMVGSMVGVYNGKTFNQVEIKPEMIGQYLGEFSITYKPVKHGRPGISATHSSSFIPPK, translated from the coding sequence ATGGCTGACCAAGTAGAACTGAAGAAGAAAAGGACCTTCAGGAAATTCACCTACAGAGGTGTTGATCTGGATCAGCTCCTTGATATGTCCTATGAGCAGTTGATGCAATTGTATTGTGCCCGTCAGCGGAGGCGTGTGAACAGGGGTCTGCGCCGCAAACAGCAGTCCCTCCTGAAAAGGCTGAGCAAGGCCAAAAAGGAAGCTCCACCCATGGAGAAACCAGAGGTTGTCAAGACTCACCTTCATGACATGGTCATCCTCCCCGAGATGGTTGGCAGCATGGTTGGTGTGTACAATGGCAAAACCTTTAACCAGGTTGAAATCAAGCCTGAAATGATTGGCCAATACCTTGGTGAGTTTTCCATCACCTACAAGCCCGTCAAGCACGGCAGACCTGGTATCAGTGCCACTCACTCCTCCAGCTTCATCCCTCCGAAGTAA